In the Synechococcus sp. Nb3U1 genome, one interval contains:
- a CDS encoding MarR family winged helix-turn-helix transcriptional regulator, giving the protein MPTTTATRSPRTPKNSTSSKKSEPLKPSVLAAREPFLGLLRDLARAYQAFENYSGVHVRQMGLTSPQFDVLVTLGNTPGMTMNVLAKKTLVTKGTLTGIVDRLEQKGLVRREVPPENRRCFKIVLTEAGEKLFEDIFPAHIAYLKERFQKLDPSEIAEIQTALQRLHAVF; this is encoded by the coding sequence ATGCCCACCACCACTGCCACTCGTTCTCCTCGCACCCCCAAAAACAGCACCAGCAGCAAGAAAAGTGAACCCCTCAAGCCCTCCGTGTTGGCCGCCCGCGAACCCTTTTTGGGGCTGTTGCGAGATCTGGCGCGGGCCTATCAAGCCTTTGAAAATTATTCTGGAGTGCATGTTCGGCAAATGGGGCTGACCTCCCCCCAGTTTGATGTGTTGGTTACCCTCGGCAATACCCCCGGCATGACCATGAACGTTTTGGCCAAAAAAACGTTGGTGACCAAAGGAACCCTGACAGGCATTGTGGATCGTCTGGAGCAAAAGGGCTTGGTGCGCCGAGAAGTGCCCCCCGAAAATCGACGCTGCTTCAAGATCGTGCTCACGGAGGCAGGAGAAAAACTGTTTGAGGACATTTTCCCAGCTCACATTGCCTATCTAAAAGAGCGCTTTCAAAAGTTGGATCCCTCGGAGATCGCCGAAATCCAGACTGCTCTGCAACGGCTGCACGCCGTTTTTTGA
- a CDS encoding molybdopterin molybdotransferase MoeA gives MLPVAEAEALILQAVQPLGTEWVELGSAQDRVLGQTLCSPQDFPAQPTSSMDGYALRYEDVQQGIPCELQVIETIPAGKAPTTEVQTGQAVRLYTGSVLPAGADTVVMQEYTQRPSETKVRILKDPQQGEFVRPQGSFARQGDPILEAGQRLRGAELAVLAAIRQAVVPVFRQPRVAILSTGDELVPIQQGPGPGQIVDSNQYGLAALVRAAGGIPVKLGIVPDQPQVLRERMQQALGAADGVISSGGVSVGDFDYVEKLLEELGGKIFIRSVAIKPGKPLTVARFSNPHGPDQLYFGLPGNPASALVTFWRFLRPALLKMGGSLPPYLEVISATSPKDLHADGKREHYLWGKLRLKPDQIQFQPADSHHSGNLINLAGCDALAVLPPGTTQIPAGSPVQVLRLL, from the coding sequence ATGTTACCGGTTGCCGAAGCGGAAGCTCTCATTTTGCAAGCTGTTCAACCCTTGGGTACGGAGTGGGTGGAGCTGGGATCCGCCCAAGACCGGGTTCTCGGCCAGACCTTGTGTAGCCCGCAGGATTTTCCCGCCCAGCCCACCTCCAGCATGGATGGCTATGCTTTGCGCTACGAAGATGTGCAACAGGGGATCCCCTGTGAGCTGCAGGTGATCGAGACCATCCCCGCCGGGAAAGCGCCCACAACAGAGGTACAAACGGGGCAGGCAGTACGCCTCTACACTGGCTCGGTCTTGCCTGCTGGGGCCGATACGGTGGTGATGCAGGAATATACTCAGCGGCCATCAGAAACCAAAGTTCGGATTCTCAAAGATCCACAGCAGGGCGAATTTGTCCGGCCCCAGGGGAGCTTTGCACGTCAAGGGGATCCGATCCTAGAGGCCGGGCAACGCTTGAGGGGGGCAGAACTGGCGGTCTTGGCAGCCATACGGCAGGCGGTGGTGCCGGTATTTCGTCAGCCACGGGTGGCCATTTTATCGACTGGGGATGAGTTGGTGCCGATCCAGCAGGGGCCGGGGCCGGGGCAAATCGTCGATTCCAATCAGTATGGCTTGGCGGCTTTGGTGCGGGCAGCGGGCGGGATCCCCGTGAAACTGGGCATTGTGCCCGATCAGCCGCAGGTATTGCGGGAGCGCATGCAGCAGGCGCTTGGGGCTGCCGATGGGGTGATTTCTTCTGGTGGCGTGTCGGTGGGGGATTTTGACTATGTGGAAAAGTTGCTGGAGGAGCTGGGGGGAAAGATTTTCATTCGCAGCGTGGCGATCAAACCGGGCAAACCCCTGACGGTGGCCCGTTTTTCGAATCCGCACGGCCCTGACCAGTTGTACTTTGGCCTGCCGGGTAACCCCGCCTCTGCCTTGGTGACATTCTGGCGCTTTTTGCGCCCGGCCCTGTTGAAGATGGGGGGATCCCTGCCGCCTTATTTAGAGGTTATTTCGGCTACTAGCCCTAAAGATCTTCATGCGGATGGCAAGCGCGAGCACTATCTCTGGGGTAAATTGCGCCTCAAGCCAGATCAAATTCAGTTTCAGCCCGCCGACAGTCACCATTCTGGTAACTTAATTAACCTAGCGGGATGTGATGCCTTGGCGGTGCTACCCCCAGGAACCACTCAAATCCCTGCCGGATCGCCAGTTCAGGTTCTTCGGCTGCTCTGA
- a CDS encoding cation:proton antiporter subunit C, whose product MLNAAVVITIILGFLGVVVKRNLIMKIIAMDVMSTGVIAFFVIWAARSGMFTPIYKPWRELTYADPVPQGIILTAIVIGLSVQALMLVGAMKLARNHPTLEVESIEQAIADD is encoded by the coding sequence ATGTTGAATGCTGCCGTCGTCATCACGATCATCCTTGGCTTTTTGGGAGTCGTGGTCAAGCGCAACCTGATTATGAAGATCATTGCTATGGATGTGATGAGTACGGGTGTCATTGCCTTCTTTGTGATTTGGGCGGCGCGGAGCGGTATGTTCACGCCCATTTATAAACCCTGGCGTGAGCTCACCTATGCCGATCCGGTGCCTCAGGGGATAATCCTCACGGCGATTGTGATTGGTCTATCGGTGCAAGCCTTGATGCTGGTGGGAGCGATGAAGCTGGCGCGCAACCACCCCACCCTAGAAGTCGAGAGTATCGAGCAGGCCATCGCAGATGACTGA
- a CDS encoding cation:proton antiporter codes for MTELTLVWVALPFLLAFTTYLVPALTRSGAIGMAVLTVAYAVQHGGLPGTTAVPLELRLLDHFGVTLRVDANVAPMLLAHGLVTLVVALYLDRQFVGNRFVAMQLLIVHGSANAVVISADLISVYVALEVLSVGVFLLLTYGRRAAHQPMVGERQLWVGLRYLFMSNVAMLFYLMGTVLVYVRTGSFAMSSLATAPPTALALLVIGLLAKGAIFVPGLWLPLTYISADPVIVAVLSGFTTKAGAMALVRCSETSGVLAQWLPYLSAGSAVFGIAFALVSTTPQRLLAWSSVSQMGFVIAAPQWAGLYGLAHGLAKPLLFIGTAVTHRWRWPMLMLGAASLAGLPGGVGYAAKALSLAALAPWHEWLLTGVTVGTTCVVVRVLLAPPPQATMKITHQVGWPDKAALVIWGGGLLWGWLPAAYSSASLFKALASLSLGILLGWCWERVPQKRWRLDERLEAVIGGLSVVLVLMLVLFGGVNHVALP; via the coding sequence ATGACTGAGCTGACATTGGTATGGGTGGCGCTGCCCTTTTTGTTGGCATTCACAACCTACCTGGTTCCAGCTCTAACACGCTCTGGCGCGATCGGCATGGCAGTGTTGACGGTGGCCTACGCGGTGCAGCACGGGGGCTTGCCCGGTACCACAGCCGTGCCGCTGGAGCTAAGGCTGCTGGATCACTTTGGGGTGACGCTGCGCGTTGATGCCAATGTTGCACCGATGCTCTTGGCCCACGGCCTAGTCACGCTGGTTGTGGCGTTGTATTTGGATCGGCAGTTTGTGGGCAATCGCTTTGTGGCAATGCAACTGCTGATTGTCCACGGCAGTGCCAACGCAGTTGTTATTAGCGCCGATCTGATCAGTGTCTACGTTGCCCTCGAAGTGTTGAGTGTTGGGGTGTTTTTGCTTTTAACCTACGGGCGGCGCGCCGCGCACCAACCGATGGTGGGAGAACGTCAGCTCTGGGTGGGGCTGCGCTACCTGTTTATGAGCAATGTCGCCATGCTCTTCTATTTGATGGGTACGGTGCTGGTTTATGTGCGCACGGGTTCCTTTGCCATGAGCAGTTTGGCTACGGCCCCACCGACTGCTTTGGCGTTGCTTGTCATTGGTCTCTTGGCGAAGGGGGCGATCTTCGTCCCAGGGTTATGGTTGCCCCTGACCTATATCAGTGCCGACCCCGTCATCGTAGCCGTGCTCAGCGGCTTTACGACCAAAGCGGGAGCCATGGCCTTGGTTCGCTGTAGTGAAACTTCGGGGGTCTTAGCGCAGTGGCTACCCTACTTGAGTGCAGGCTCAGCCGTTTTTGGGATCGCGTTTGCCCTGGTATCAACGACACCGCAGCGCCTCTTGGCCTGGAGTTCGGTATCGCAGATGGGATTTGTGATTGCGGCGCCCCAGTGGGCGGGTTTGTATGGCCTTGCCCACGGCTTAGCGAAACCGTTGCTTTTTATCGGCACAGCCGTGACCCATCGCTGGCGCTGGCCGATGCTGATGCTGGGTGCGGCTTCACTGGCGGGGTTGCCGGGGGGGGTGGGCTATGCGGCAAAAGCCCTGAGCTTAGCTGCCCTAGCCCCTTGGCACGAGTGGCTGCTCACGGGAGTGACGGTGGGGACAACCTGTGTGGTAGTACGAGTGCTGTTGGCACCTCCTCCCCAGGCGACAATGAAAATCACCCATCAAGTAGGCTGGCCAGATAAGGCGGCGCTGGTGATTTGGGGTGGGGGCTTGCTCTGGGGCTGGCTACCGGCGGCTTACAGTTCTGCCAGTCTCTTCAAGGCACTGGCCAGCCTCAGTCTTGGGATCCTCCTCGGCTGGTGTTGGGAGCGTGTTCCGCAGAAGCGATGGCGCTTGGATGAGAGGCTAGAAGCGGTGATTGGGGGCTTGAGTGTGGTGTTGGTGCTGATGTTGGTTCTGTTCGGTGGGGTGAACCATGTCGCACTACCCTAA
- a CDS encoding Na+/H+ antiporter subunit E, translating to MSHYPKLGLLEIGLRLLIWFLLTGDLSWANIAIGVAATLLLPRQASAPVQWRDWGRVLKEIVLAIPQAYREAFEMILKPHTVEAVVHKQAPPNRSAGLVFLDIFLITFTPKTIVLDCDAQGTYEVHVVKPREEV from the coding sequence ATGTCGCACTACCCTAAGTTGGGTTTATTAGAAATTGGCCTGCGGCTTTTGATCTGGTTTTTGCTGACGGGCGATCTGAGCTGGGCCAATATCGCCATCGGTGTAGCTGCAACGCTACTGCTGCCGCGTCAAGCCTCCGCCCCAGTGCAATGGCGCGACTGGGGGCGTGTACTCAAGGAAATTGTGCTGGCCATTCCGCAGGCCTACCGGGAAGCCTTTGAGATGATCCTCAAGCCCCACACCGTTGAGGCGGTTGTTCACAAACAAGCACCCCCCAATCGTTCGGCGGGGTTGGTGTTTCTGGATATCTTTTTGATTACCTTTACGCCCAAGACCATTGTGCTCGATTGCGATGCCCAAGGCACTTATGAAGTGCATGTGGTGAAGCCCCGGGAGGAAGTGTGA
- a CDS encoding monovalent cation/H(+) antiporter subunit G, which translates to MERLIEGLSYVLFAIGVLFWLWGTAPLIGDRSILFKLHSLSVSDTLGSMSIMIGLLLRIPREWPLLVLALISLAIWNTILGYVLAFCSQRKPL; encoded by the coding sequence ATGGAACGACTGATCGAGGGTCTGAGCTATGTTCTGTTCGCCATCGGGGTGCTGTTTTGGCTTTGGGGAACGGCCCCGCTGATTGGCGATCGCTCGATTTTGTTTAAACTGCATAGTCTTTCGGTGTCCGATACGTTGGGCTCGATGAGCATCATGATCGGGCTGTTGCTGCGGATCCCGCGTGAATGGCCGCTGTTGGTGTTGGCGCTGATTTCGCTGGCGATTTGGAACACGATTTTGGGCTATGTGCTGGCGTTTTGCTCGCAGCGCAAGCCGTTGTAG
- a CDS encoding DUF4040 domain-containing protein — protein sequence MEETVLLVIVLLLPLTASLVVTQVNPYHALVMRGILGAIAALIYALFGAADVALTEALVGTMLSITLYAIAVRSSLSMRLGVLEGSPVLDASTSAARQLLQQVRKGLQPQHMRLELAAYASPETLAAALRDREVHSIALEPTSETTGYRLITRVPRLQAILAQQTIVSEVIAA from the coding sequence ATGGAAGAGACTGTGTTGCTGGTGATTGTGTTGCTGCTACCCCTGACGGCGAGTTTGGTGGTCACCCAGGTCAATCCCTATCATGCCTTAGTGATGCGGGGGATTCTGGGGGCAATCGCGGCCTTGATCTATGCCCTGTTTGGGGCGGCGGATGTGGCTCTAACTGAGGCACTGGTGGGTACGATGCTTTCGATTACGCTCTACGCCATCGCGGTGCGTTCGTCGTTGAGTATGCGCCTAGGGGTACTCGAAGGCAGTCCCGTACTGGATGCCAGCACGTCAGCGGCGCGGCAGTTATTGCAGCAGGTTCGTAAGGGGTTGCAGCCGCAGCATATGCGCCTAGAATTGGCCGCCTATGCCAGTCCCGAAACATTGGCGGCAGCGCTTCGCGATCGCGAGGTGCACAGTATTGCCCTTGAGCCCACCAGCGAAACGACTGGCTATCGCCTGATCACGCGCGTGCCCCGCCTGCAAGCCATTTTGGCCCAGCAAACCATCGTCTCTGAGGTGATCGCGGCATGA
- a CDS encoding Na(+)/H(+) antiporter subunit B, with protein sequence MKWLYGVATLLVALWLIVTVRASGTESSAGAVFPTVDAVKVLATESGVPNAVTGLILRNRLYDTVFEVVVFSTAILGAKYLLTDEQPTASVAQFSDIPSIVLARVGATISALIAVELAIRGHLTPGGGFAAGVAGGTAIGLIAITASSTWMEQIYTQWRAAMWEKLSVVAFIGVAIVALAGWQLPTGELGALISGGWIPILNILVGIKVALGSWAAILIFIRYRGLL encoded by the coding sequence ATGAAATGGCTTTATGGTGTGGCGACGCTACTGGTGGCGTTATGGCTGATTGTCACCGTTCGCGCTAGTGGGACGGAGTCCTCTGCGGGGGCTGTTTTCCCGACGGTTGACGCGGTGAAGGTTCTGGCAACGGAGAGTGGGGTGCCCAATGCAGTGACGGGCTTAATTTTGCGCAATCGTCTCTACGATACGGTCTTTGAAGTGGTTGTATTTTCGACGGCAATTTTGGGTGCGAAATACTTGCTGACAGATGAACAGCCGACGGCAAGTGTGGCTCAGTTTAGCGATATTCCCTCCATTGTGTTGGCGCGAGTCGGGGCGACCATTTCGGCCTTGATTGCGGTCGAGCTAGCGATTCGAGGGCACCTCACTCCGGGCGGCGGCTTTGCTGCAGGGGTGGCCGGGGGTACGGCAATTGGATTGATTGCGATCACGGCCTCTTCGACGTGGATGGAGCAGATCTACACCCAGTGGCGGGCCGCGATGTGGGAGAAGCTGTCGGTGGTGGCGTTTATTGGTGTTGCGATCGTTGCCCTTGCCGGTTGGCAGCTGCCCACAGGCGAACTAGGGGCTCTGATTAGCGGCGGCTGGATCCCGATCCTGAATATCTTGGTTGGGATCAAGGTGGCATTGGGTTCTTGGGCCGCAATTTTAATCTTTATTCGCTACCGCGGTTTGTTGTGA
- the carB gene encoding carbamoyl-phosphate synthase large subunit → MPRRTDIQKILLIGAGPIVIGQACEFDYSGTQACKALREEGYEVILVNSNPATIMTDPSMADRTYIEPVTPEFVAKIIERERPDALLPTMGGQTALNVAVKLAQMGILEQYGVELIGAKQEAIEKAEDRELFKQAMQRIGLAVPQSGLAHTLEEAKQIAQDIGYPLIIRPAYTLGGTGGGVAYNQEEFEEICTAGLDASPVSQILVEESVIGWKEFELEVMRDLADNVVIICSIENIDPMGVHTGDSITVAPAQTLTDKEYQRLRDYAIAIIREIGVETGGSNVQFAVNPLNGEVRVIEMNPRVSRSSALASKATGFPIAKMAAKLAVGYTLPEIPNDITRKTPASFEPTIDYVVTKVPRFAFEKFPGSEPILTTQMKSVGEAMAIGRTFQESVQKALRSLEIDRPGFGADKPETFPPPEAVRANLRIPNPFRLLTIRAALLMGFAAEEIVRLTQMDPWFIDKLEELVEVEQAVKGRELGSLTETDLRHLKRMGFSDRQIAYLTGSSEGQVRSYRKELGVSPTYKTVDTCAAEFEASTPYQYSTYESESELFPSQKEKVMILGGGPNRIGQGIEFDYCCCHAAFALSRLGYEAIMVNSNPETVSTDYDTSDRLYFEPLTHEDVMNLVDAEQPVGLIVQFGGQTPLKLAQGLAAAQAPIWGTSPDSIDIAEDRERFEQILRELEIQQPANGIARSVEESLKIAQRIGYPVVVRPSYVLGGRAMEIVYSDQDLNRYMQLAVAVDPERPVLVDQFLEDAVEVDVDAIADRTGAVTIGGIMEHIEQAGIHSGDSACVLPSRTLSPAVLRVIREWTVKLAQALKVVGLINVQYAVQKDQVYILEANPRASRTVPFVSKAIGHPLADYAAQVMSGKTLVELGFTQEVIPPHIAVKEAVLPFNKFPGTDTLLGPEMRSTGEVMGIDTEFGRAFAKAQIAAGQDLPLQGTVFISLSDRDKQAVIPVAQEFAAMGFRLVATEGTQTFLTQQGIPVEKILKLHEGRPHVIDAIKNRQIQLIINTPSGIEAQQDGHKIRRTALAYKIPLVTTLAGARATAAAIRALQSGSLGVKSLQEFHA, encoded by the coding sequence ATGCCGCGCCGTACCGATATTCAAAAGATCTTGCTGATCGGAGCTGGGCCGATTGTCATTGGTCAGGCCTGTGAGTTCGACTATTCCGGCACCCAAGCCTGCAAAGCCCTACGGGAGGAAGGCTACGAGGTGATCTTGGTCAATTCCAACCCGGCTACAATCATGACGGATCCGAGCATGGCGGATCGCACCTACATCGAGCCGGTCACCCCTGAGTTTGTGGCCAAGATCATCGAGCGGGAACGCCCCGATGCCCTGCTCCCCACCATGGGGGGACAAACTGCGTTGAATGTGGCAGTCAAGCTGGCGCAAATGGGGATCCTGGAACAATACGGGGTGGAGCTAATCGGGGCCAAGCAGGAAGCAATCGAAAAAGCCGAAGACCGAGAGCTGTTTAAGCAGGCGATGCAGCGGATTGGCCTGGCGGTGCCCCAGTCGGGGTTGGCCCACACTCTGGAAGAAGCCAAACAGATTGCCCAGGACATTGGCTATCCCCTGATTATCCGCCCTGCTTACACCCTGGGGGGAACAGGGGGTGGAGTGGCCTATAACCAAGAGGAATTTGAGGAGATCTGCACCGCTGGATTGGATGCCAGCCCCGTCTCGCAAATTTTGGTGGAAGAGTCGGTGATCGGCTGGAAGGAATTTGAGCTGGAGGTGATGCGGGATCTGGCGGACAACGTGGTGATCATCTGTTCGATCGAAAACATTGACCCGATGGGGGTGCATACCGGCGATTCCATCACTGTGGCTCCGGCCCAAACCTTAACCGACAAAGAATACCAACGGCTGCGGGACTACGCCATCGCCATCATCCGCGAAATTGGCGTAGAAACCGGCGGCTCCAATGTGCAATTTGCCGTCAATCCTCTGAATGGAGAAGTCCGGGTGATCGAAATGAACCCGCGGGTTTCCCGTTCCTCAGCGCTGGCCAGCAAAGCCACGGGTTTCCCGATCGCCAAAATGGCCGCCAAACTTGCTGTCGGCTACACGCTGCCGGAGATCCCCAACGACATCACCCGTAAAACTCCCGCTAGCTTTGAGCCCACTATCGACTACGTGGTCACCAAAGTGCCCCGCTTTGCCTTTGAGAAATTCCCCGGCTCGGAGCCGATCCTGACCACACAAATGAAGTCGGTGGGGGAAGCGATGGCGATTGGCCGCACCTTCCAGGAATCGGTACAGAAAGCGCTGCGCTCTTTGGAAATTGATCGCCCGGGTTTTGGTGCCGACAAGCCAGAGACCTTTCCCCCCCCGGAAGCAGTGCGCGCCAACCTGCGCATTCCCAACCCCTTTCGTTTGCTCACCATTCGCGCCGCTTTATTGATGGGCTTTGCGGCTGAAGAAATTGTTAGGCTCACCCAGATGGATCCCTGGTTTATTGATAAATTGGAAGAGTTGGTGGAGGTGGAACAGGCCGTGAAGGGACGGGAGTTGGGATCCCTCACTGAGACGGATCTGCGCCACCTTAAGCGGATGGGTTTTAGCGACCGGCAAATTGCCTACCTGACGGGATCCTCCGAAGGCCAGGTGCGTAGCTACCGCAAAGAACTGGGGGTGAGCCCCACCTACAAAACCGTAGATACCTGTGCCGCCGAATTTGAAGCCAGTACCCCCTATCAGTACTCCACCTACGAAAGCGAATCGGAGCTTTTTCCCTCTCAGAAAGAGAAGGTGATGATCTTAGGGGGTGGCCCCAACCGCATCGGCCAAGGGATCGAGTTCGACTACTGCTGCTGCCACGCTGCCTTTGCCCTCAGCCGCCTCGGCTATGAGGCGATCATGGTCAATTCCAACCCGGAAACCGTTTCCACCGACTACGACACCTCCGATCGCCTCTATTTTGAGCCCCTCACCCACGAGGATGTGATGAACCTGGTGGATGCCGAGCAGCCAGTGGGCCTGATTGTGCAGTTTGGCGGCCAAACCCCCCTGAAATTGGCCCAGGGATTGGCGGCGGCCCAGGCTCCTATTTGGGGAACCTCCCCCGACTCGATCGATATTGCCGAAGATCGGGAGCGGTTTGAGCAGATTCTGCGGGAACTGGAGATCCAGCAACCTGCCAACGGCATTGCCCGGAGTGTGGAAGAAAGTCTCAAGATTGCCCAACGCATTGGCTATCCGGTGGTGGTACGGCCCAGCTATGTGTTGGGGGGCAGGGCGATGGAGATTGTTTACTCTGACCAAGATCTGAATCGCTACATGCAACTGGCGGTGGCGGTGGATCCAGAACGTCCGGTGCTGGTGGATCAGTTTTTGGAAGATGCGGTGGAGGTGGATGTGGATGCCATCGCTGACCGGACGGGGGCTGTTACTATTGGTGGCATTATGGAGCACATCGAGCAGGCTGGGATCCATTCCGGCGATTCCGCCTGTGTGTTGCCCAGCCGTACCCTCAGCCCAGCGGTTTTGCGGGTCATCCGGGAGTGGACGGTGAAATTGGCCCAGGCCCTCAAAGTGGTGGGGTTGATCAACGTGCAGTACGCCGTGCAAAAAGACCAGGTGTATATTCTGGAGGCCAACCCGCGGGCTTCTCGCACCGTGCCCTTTGTCAGCAAGGCTATCGGCCATCCTCTGGCAGATTATGCCGCCCAAGTGATGAGTGGCAAAACCCTGGTGGAATTGGGCTTTACCCAGGAGGTGATCCCCCCCCACATCGCCGTCAAAGAGGCGGTCTTGCCCTTCAACAAGTTCCCCGGTACCGATACGCTCTTGGGGCCGGAAATGCGCTCCACCGGTGAGGTGATGGGGATTGACACGGAGTTTGGACGTGCCTTTGCCAAAGCCCAAATTGCTGCCGGCCAGGATCTACCCCTCCAAGGAACTGTCTTCATCAGCCTCAGCGACCGCGATAAACAGGCGGTGATCCCAGTGGCACAGGAGTTTGCCGCCATGGGCTTTCGCCTGGTGGCCACGGAGGGCACCCAAACCTTTTTGACCCAGCAGGGGATCCCGGTGGAGAAAATCCTCAAGCTGCATGAGGGTCGTCCCCATGTGATTGATGCCATTAAAAACCGCCAGATTCAGCTGATCATCAATACCCCTTCTGGCATCGAAGCCCAGCAGGATGGTCACAAAATTCGTCGTACCGCCTTGGCCTACAAGATCCCTTTGGTGACTACTCTAGCTGGGGCCAGAGCCACTGCCGCCGCCATTCGCGCCCTGCAATCGGGATCCCTCGGGGTGAAGTCGTTGCAGGAGTTTCATGCTTAG
- a CDS encoding Photosystem Q(B) protein 1, whose amino-acid sequence MSILIQRSSSTTSNWSWDGFCRWITSTENRLYIGWFGVLMIPTLLAAAICFVIAFIAAPPVDMDGIREPVIGSLMGGNNFISATVVPTSAAIGLHFYPIWEAASLDEWLYNGGPYQLIVLHFLIGVWCYLGRLWELSYRLGMRPWIAVAFSAPAAAATSVLLVYPMGQGSFSEGLPLGIAGTFHFMLAFQADHNILMHPSSWLGVAGVLGGALLAAMHGSLVTSSLIRETSEIESANTGYRFGQQEITYNFLAGHYSFLGRLWIPSFGFKNSRSVHFWMAALPTVGIWAAAIGIGLMSFNLNGLNFNQSILDSQGHFIGTYADVLNRANLGLQAMHAPNAHHFPMLLAAEETQSIS is encoded by the coding sequence ATGAGCATTCTGATTCAACGCTCCTCTAGCACAACAAGCAATTGGAGCTGGGATGGTTTTTGCCGATGGATTACCAGCACTGAAAATCGACTGTATATCGGTTGGTTTGGGGTGCTGATGATCCCCACTTTGCTGGCGGCGGCTATTTGTTTTGTGATTGCCTTTATTGCCGCCCCACCTGTAGATATGGATGGGATCCGTGAGCCAGTGATCGGCTCCTTGATGGGGGGAAACAACTTCATTTCGGCGACAGTTGTACCCACCTCAGCAGCTATTGGCCTCCATTTTTACCCGATTTGGGAAGCGGCTTCGTTGGATGAATGGCTATATAACGGCGGTCCCTACCAACTGATCGTGCTGCACTTTTTAATCGGGGTGTGGTGTTATCTGGGGCGGCTGTGGGAGCTGAGCTATCGGCTGGGGATGCGCCCCTGGATTGCGGTGGCCTTTTCTGCACCTGCGGCGGCTGCCACATCGGTGCTGTTGGTATACCCGATGGGTCAAGGCAGCTTCTCCGAAGGCTTGCCTTTAGGAATTGCCGGAACCTTCCATTTCATGCTGGCCTTCCAGGCTGACCACAATATCTTGATGCATCCCAGCAGTTGGCTGGGGGTAGCGGGGGTATTGGGCGGAGCGCTGCTGGCTGCCATGCACGGTTCTTTGGTGACCTCCAGCTTGATTCGAGAAACCAGCGAAATAGAATCTGCCAATACCGGTTATCGCTTCGGGCAACAAGAGATCACCTACAACTTCCTAGCAGGACACTATAGCTTCTTGGGACGGCTGTGGATACCCAGCTTCGGCTTCAAAAACAGCCGTTCGGTGCACTTTTGGATGGCAGCACTGCCCACCGTTGGCATTTGGGCAGCAGCGATTGGGATTGGCCTGATGAGCTTCAACCTGAATGGGTTGAATTTCAACCAGTCGATTTTGGATAGCCAGGGGCATTTCATTGGCACCTATGCCGATGTGCTCAACCGCGCCAACCTGGGGCTCCAAGCGATGCATGCTCCCAATGCCCATCATTTCCCGATGCTATTGGCAGCAGAAGAAACTCAATCCATTAGCTGA